Proteins from a genomic interval of Microbacterium imperiale:
- a CDS encoding acyl-CoA thioesterase has translation MAETSGETVPETPAEEADPVAALLRVLDLSSSEARTTEDIFTGESQVMPQGRVFGGQVLAQATMAAMRTVPDERVPHSMHGYFLRPGDSSRNITFSVDRIHDGRSFSTRRTQAFQNGSPIFSMIASFEDEDPGVEHAEPMPEGIPQPEDLPGLEQQLSGLHPLSRRIFSANPIELRHVTAPIYLEPSDPATSRQAVWARSRSPLPDDPTIHRAALAFLSDLTIQEPVLRAHGLAWATPGLKVASLDHAMWWHRFARVDEWLLYVQESPSARGGRGLSTGRIYDRAGTLIASVAQEIMVRVPDGADGAAQRRRA, from the coding sequence ATGGCTGAGACAAGCGGAGAGACCGTACCCGAGACCCCCGCCGAAGAAGCCGACCCGGTTGCCGCGCTGCTGCGCGTTCTCGACCTCTCGTCGAGCGAGGCCCGCACCACCGAAGACATCTTCACCGGTGAGTCGCAGGTCATGCCGCAGGGCCGCGTCTTCGGCGGTCAGGTGCTGGCGCAGGCGACCATGGCGGCGATGCGCACCGTCCCCGACGAGCGCGTCCCGCACTCGATGCACGGTTATTTCCTGCGGCCGGGCGACTCGTCGCGCAACATCACGTTCTCGGTCGACCGGATCCACGACGGGAGATCGTTCTCGACGCGCCGCACGCAGGCCTTCCAGAACGGGTCGCCGATCTTCTCGATGATCGCGTCGTTCGAGGACGAGGATCCGGGCGTGGAGCATGCCGAACCGATGCCGGAGGGCATCCCGCAGCCCGAAGACCTGCCGGGCCTCGAGCAGCAGCTGAGCGGTCTGCACCCGCTGAGCCGACGGATCTTCTCGGCGAACCCGATCGAGCTGCGTCATGTGACCGCGCCGATCTACCTCGAGCCGAGCGACCCGGCGACCTCCCGACAGGCGGTATGGGCTCGCAGCCGGTCGCCGCTGCCGGATGACCCGACGATCCATCGGGCCGCTCTCGCCTTCCTCAGCGACCTCACGATCCAGGAGCCGGTGCTGCGCGCGCACGGACTCGCGTGGGCGACCCCGGGGCTGAAGGTGGCCAGCCTCGACCATGCGATGTGGTGGCACCGCTTCGCGCGGGTCGACGAGTGGCTGCTGTACGTGCAGGAGTCACCGAGCGCCCGCGGTGGGCGCGGACTGTCGACCGGACGCATTTACGACCGCGCCGGCACGCTCATCGCGAGCGTGGCGCAGGAGATCATGGTGCGCGTTCCGGACGGCGCGGACGGCGCAGCTCAGCGCCGGCGCGCGTAG
- the ettA gene encoding energy-dependent translational throttle protein EttA encodes MAEYIYSMVRARKAVGEKLILDDVTMSFLPGAKIGMVGPNGAGKSTILKIMAGLDQPSNGEAKLTPGYTVGILMQEPELDDSKTVLENIEAGVAIKAKLDRFNEISALMADPDADFDALLAEMGTLQEEIDAADGWDLDSQLHQAMEALRTPPADASVAPLSGGERRRVALARLLLQKPDLLLLDEPTNHLDAESVLWLEQHLQSYKGAVIAITHDRYFLDNVAEWIAEVDRGRLIGYEGNYSTYLEKKAERLDIQGKKDAKLAKRLKDELEWVRSSAKGRQTKSKARLARYEEMAAEAERTRKLDFEEIQIPAGPRLGNVVIDAKKLHKAFGDRVLIDNLSFNLPPNGIVGVIGPNGVGKTTLFKTIVGLEPLDAGDLKIGETVKISYVDQSRGNIDPEKTLWEVVSDGLDIITVGKTEIPSRAYVSKFGFKGPDQQKKAGVLSGGERNRLNLALTLKEGGNLLLLDEPTNDLDVETLSSLENALLEFPGCAVVITHDRWFLDRIATHILAYEGTDESPAQWYWFEGNFEAYEANKIERLGADAANPAKSTYRKLTRD; translated from the coding sequence ATGGCTGAGTACATCTACTCCATGGTCCGCGCCCGCAAGGCTGTCGGCGAGAAGCTCATTCTCGACGACGTCACGATGTCGTTCCTTCCGGGAGCGAAGATCGGCATGGTCGGCCCCAACGGCGCCGGAAAGTCGACGATCCTCAAGATCATGGCGGGCCTCGACCAGCCCTCCAACGGCGAGGCGAAGCTGACGCCGGGGTACACGGTCGGCATCCTCATGCAGGAGCCGGAGCTGGACGACTCCAAGACGGTGCTCGAGAACATCGAGGCGGGCGTGGCGATCAAGGCCAAGCTCGACCGGTTCAACGAGATCTCGGCCCTGATGGCCGACCCCGACGCGGACTTCGACGCGCTGCTGGCCGAGATGGGCACGCTGCAGGAGGAGATCGACGCGGCCGACGGCTGGGACCTCGACTCGCAGCTCCACCAGGCGATGGAGGCACTGCGCACTCCGCCCGCCGACGCGTCGGTCGCGCCCCTGTCCGGTGGTGAGCGTCGCCGAGTCGCGCTCGCGCGTCTGCTGCTGCAGAAGCCCGACCTGCTGCTTCTGGATGAGCCCACCAACCACCTCGACGCCGAGAGCGTGCTGTGGCTCGAGCAGCACCTGCAGTCGTACAAGGGTGCCGTCATCGCGATCACGCACGACCGGTACTTCCTCGACAACGTCGCCGAATGGATCGCCGAGGTCGACCGCGGTCGCCTCATCGGGTACGAGGGCAACTACTCGACCTACCTCGAGAAGAAGGCCGAGCGCCTCGACATCCAAGGCAAGAAGGACGCCAAGCTCGCGAAGCGCCTCAAGGACGAGCTCGAGTGGGTCCGCAGCTCGGCCAAGGGCCGTCAGACGAAGTCGAAGGCGCGTCTCGCACGCTACGAAGAGATGGCGGCCGAGGCGGAGCGCACGCGCAAGCTCGATTTCGAAGAGATCCAGATCCCCGCGGGTCCCCGTCTGGGCAACGTGGTCATCGACGCCAAGAAGCTCCACAAGGCGTTCGGCGACCGGGTGCTCATCGACAACCTCAGCTTCAACCTGCCGCCCAACGGCATCGTCGGAGTCATCGGCCCCAACGGCGTCGGCAAGACGACGCTGTTCAAGACCATCGTCGGCCTCGAGCCGCTCGACGCCGGCGACCTGAAGATCGGCGAGACCGTCAAGATCAGCTACGTCGACCAGTCGCGCGGCAACATCGACCCCGAGAAGACCCTCTGGGAGGTCGTCTCGGACGGACTCGACATCATCACGGTCGGCAAGACCGAGATCCCGTCGCGCGCGTACGTGTCGAAGTTCGGTTTCAAGGGCCCCGACCAGCAGAAGAAGGCCGGCGTGCTCTCGGGTGGTGAGCGCAACCGCCTGAACCTCGCGCTGACGCTCAAGGAGGGCGGCAACCTCCTGCTCCTCGACGAGCCGACCAACGACCTCGACGTCGAGACCCTGAGCTCCCTCGAGAACGCGCTGCTCGAGTTCCCCGGCTGCGCCGTCGTCATCACCCACGACCGGTGGTTCCTCGACCGCATCGCCACGCACATCCTCGCGTACGAGGGCACGGACGAGAGCCCCGCGCAGTGGTACTGGTTCGAGGGCAACTTCGAAGCCTACGAGGCGAACAAGATCGAGCGTCTCGGAGCGGATGCCGCCAACCCGGCGAAGTCGACGTACCGCAAGCTCACGCGTGACTGA
- a CDS encoding single-stranded DNA-binding protein, translating into MSDRITVIGNIATEPEQRRTGSGIPVTTFRLASSQRYRDPQSGEWVDGTTNWYRICVFRSLGENAFASLRKGQRVIVDGKLRVKEWEAGGKKGIEVEVDADAIGPDLKWGTAVFHKRTGGEASPSEAAPGAEGGTEAGAWSLPGGTPAAGPREQAEAATAEGHWAPAEPEPAPF; encoded by the coding sequence ATGTCCGACCGCATCACCGTCATCGGCAACATCGCGACCGAGCCCGAGCAGCGCCGCACCGGCAGCGGCATCCCCGTGACGACCTTTCGGCTCGCGAGCAGTCAGCGCTATCGCGATCCCCAGTCGGGGGAATGGGTCGACGGGACGACGAACTGGTATCGCATCTGCGTCTTCCGCTCGCTTGGCGAGAACGCCTTCGCGTCGCTGCGCAAGGGGCAACGCGTCATCGTCGACGGGAAGCTCCGCGTGAAGGAATGGGAGGCCGGCGGCAAGAAGGGGATCGAGGTCGAGGTCGATGCCGACGCGATCGGCCCGGACCTCAAGTGGGGCACCGCCGTCTTCCACAAGCGCACGGGGGGCGAGGCCTCGCCGTCCGAGGCCGCGCCGGGCGCTGAGGGGGGCACCGAGGCGGGGGCATGGTCCCTCCCCGGGGGCACTCCGGCCGCAGGGCCGCGGGAGCAGGCGGAGGCGGCGACAGCCGAGGGGCACTGGGCGCCTGCAGAGCCCGAGCCGGCGCCGTTCTGA
- a CDS encoding mechanosensitive ion channel family protein produces the protein MTPFDASPDPAPVDWNISMTDFVTFLTAAGWNIVKVAAIVLGAFALSWLMRRLIGRVVERIVRGAKTRADAEDTRAIDISPLAEVRIVQRTRTLGSILSNIVNVTIVIVALLMIVGVLNPDILGSFTLLSAAIGAGLGFGAQNIVKDVLNGMFIVAEDQIGIGDVVDLGLATGIVEYVSVRVTHVRDVNGTLWFVRNGEITRIGNLSQGWARVIIDLSVPTDADIDDVEQTMLDSAKEMARESKWRGRIIEKPEIWGLESVNGDALVIRLVVKTRPNAKDDVARALRLRLKRAMDDLGVKIPQLNSTILSGLDGAQSVRGANPPKTKPQPVAPIATRPRPQWRPRRKNAPIADASPPRERPDSPAADPKDTP, from the coding sequence ATGACCCCGTTCGACGCCTCCCCCGACCCCGCTCCCGTGGACTGGAACATCTCCATGACCGACTTCGTGACGTTCCTCACCGCCGCTGGATGGAACATCGTGAAGGTTGCGGCGATCGTCCTCGGAGCGTTCGCGCTGTCCTGGCTCATGCGGCGCCTGATCGGACGGGTCGTCGAGCGGATCGTCCGCGGGGCGAAGACCCGTGCCGATGCCGAGGACACCCGCGCGATCGACATCTCGCCGCTGGCCGAAGTGCGCATCGTGCAGCGGACCCGAACGCTCGGCTCCATCCTGTCGAACATCGTGAACGTGACGATCGTCATCGTCGCCCTGCTCATGATCGTCGGGGTGCTCAACCCCGACATCCTCGGCTCATTCACGCTCCTGTCGGCGGCGATCGGCGCCGGCCTCGGCTTCGGCGCGCAGAACATCGTCAAGGACGTCCTCAACGGCATGTTCATCGTCGCCGAGGATCAGATCGGCATCGGCGATGTCGTCGACCTCGGGCTCGCGACCGGGATCGTCGAGTACGTGAGCGTGCGGGTGACGCACGTCCGCGATGTCAACGGCACCCTCTGGTTCGTCCGCAACGGCGAGATCACGCGCATCGGCAACCTGTCGCAGGGGTGGGCGCGCGTCATCATCGATCTGTCGGTCCCCACCGACGCGGACATCGACGACGTCGAGCAGACGATGCTCGACAGCGCGAAGGAGATGGCGCGCGAGTCGAAGTGGCGTGGACGCATCATCGAGAAGCCCGAGATCTGGGGACTGGAGTCGGTCAACGGCGACGCCCTCGTGATCCGACTGGTCGTGAAGACGCGGCCGAATGCGAAGGATGACGTCGCTCGCGCGCTGCGCCTGCGGCTCAAGCGCGCGATGGACGACCTCGGGGTGAAGATCCCGCAGCTGAACTCCACCATCCTGAGCGGTCTCGACGGCGCTCAGAGCGTCCGCGGCGCGAACCCGCCGAAGACCAAGCCGCAGCCCGTCGCACCCATCGCGACGCGACCGCGACCGCAATGGCGGCCGCGTCGCAAGAACGCGCCCATCGCTGACGCTTCGCCGCCGCGGGAGCGTCCGGACTCCCCCGCCGCCGACCCGAAGGACACACCGTGA
- a CDS encoding DUF6993 domain-containing protein, translating into MRPLRFASPRPRHAAAAVIVAATLAVAGCSQTNPEPVPTTPSPVETTTEPAPQGPVLVPEGSAADNLPLFTAVMEQVAATPDNVAGRAYVDALVAAGFDKAAMQVTADRTSVDDPVDSLQFSVLWKGECLVGQVGPSTPAPTALVLPELPSGGCLVGLTRPIDW; encoded by the coding sequence GTGCGCCCCCTCCGCTTCGCATCGCCCCGACCGAGACACGCCGCAGCCGCGGTGATCGTCGCCGCGACCCTGGCCGTGGCGGGGTGCTCGCAGACCAACCCGGAGCCGGTTCCCACCACGCCCAGCCCGGTGGAGACCACCACCGAACCGGCACCCCAGGGGCCGGTCCTCGTTCCCGAGGGCTCGGCAGCGGACAACCTGCCGCTCTTCACGGCCGTCATGGAGCAGGTGGCGGCGACGCCGGACAACGTGGCCGGACGTGCATACGTCGACGCCCTCGTCGCCGCCGGTTTCGACAAGGCGGCGATGCAGGTCACCGCCGACCGCACGTCCGTGGACGACCCCGTCGACAGCCTGCAGTTCTCGGTGCTCTGGAAGGGGGAGTGCCTCGTGGGACAGGTCGGACCCTCGACCCCGGCACCGACCGCGCTCGTGCTCCCGGAGCTGCCGAGCGGCGGGTGCCTGGTCGGGCTGACGCGGCCGATCGACTGGTGA
- a CDS encoding response regulator transcription factor, whose product MTSPDAAPIRVLIVDDQTLIRLGFRMVLESTGDIDVVGEASDGAEALTAVAELSPDVVLMDVRMPGVDGIEATARIRRTHPDVRVLVLTTFDLDEYAFGALRAGAGGFLLKDARRDELIAAVRAVAAGEATLSPRVTRRMIDLVTSAGLPAPEPARPTTLTAREAEVLDAMARGLTNAEIAATLFLSESTVKTHVGRILTKLPARDRVHAVLIAHGLAQPGLDA is encoded by the coding sequence ATGACGAGTCCTGATGCCGCGCCGATCCGCGTCCTCATCGTCGACGATCAGACGCTCATCCGGTTGGGGTTCCGCATGGTGCTGGAGTCGACCGGCGACATCGACGTGGTGGGCGAGGCGTCCGACGGCGCCGAGGCGCTCACGGCGGTGGCGGAGCTGTCGCCCGATGTCGTCCTCATGGACGTGCGCATGCCGGGCGTCGACGGCATCGAGGCGACCGCCCGCATCCGTCGGACCCACCCCGACGTGCGCGTGCTGGTGCTCACGACCTTCGACCTCGACGAGTACGCCTTCGGCGCGCTCCGCGCGGGAGCCGGAGGATTCCTGCTCAAGGACGCCCGTCGCGATGAGCTCATCGCCGCGGTTCGGGCGGTCGCGGCGGGCGAGGCGACCCTGTCGCCCCGCGTCACGCGGCGCATGATCGATCTCGTCACCTCCGCGGGCCTCCCCGCACCCGAGCCGGCGCGGCCGACGACGCTGACCGCGCGTGAGGCGGAGGTCCTCGACGCCATGGCGCGGGGACTGACCAACGCCGAGATCGCTGCGACGCTGTTCCTCAGCGAATCGACGGTCAAGACGCACGTCGGCCGCATCCTGACGAAGCTGCCCGCTCGCGACCGCGTGCACGCCGTCCTCATCGCGCACGGCCTCGCGCAACCCGGCCTCGACGCCTGA
- a CDS encoding globin, protein MTDTRSFYDEVGGHEIFARLVEVFYREVATDDVLRPMYPEEDLGPAAERLLLFLEQYWGGPTTYGETRGHPRLRMRHRPFHVDPDARDRWLRHMRTAVDELDLSPLHEATLWDYLERAAHAMVNTFEPSGIGPAAGVGATALPLHPRTTADDS, encoded by the coding sequence GTGACCGACACGCGCAGCTTCTACGACGAGGTCGGCGGACACGAGATCTTCGCGCGACTGGTCGAGGTGTTCTACCGCGAGGTGGCCACCGACGACGTCCTCCGCCCGATGTATCCCGAGGAAGACCTCGGCCCCGCCGCAGAGCGCCTCTTGCTCTTCCTCGAGCAGTACTGGGGCGGACCGACGACGTACGGCGAGACCCGGGGTCACCCGCGTCTGCGCATGCGGCACCGCCCGTTCCACGTCGACCCGGACGCCCGTGATCGGTGGCTGCGTCACATGAGGACGGCCGTGGACGAGCTCGATCTTTCTCCGCTTCACGAGGCGACGCTCTGGGACTACCTCGAACGCGCCGCTCACGCGATGGTCAACACCTTCGAGCCGTCGGGCATCGGCCCCGCTGCCGGCGTGGGCGCCACCGCCCTGCCGCTGCACCCCCGGACGACCGCCGACGACTCCTGA